A genomic stretch from Helianthus annuus cultivar XRQ/B chromosome 1, HanXRQr2.0-SUNRISE, whole genome shotgun sequence includes:
- the LOC110916803 gene encoding uncharacterized protein LOC110916803 isoform X1, whose translation MDFEFRRAREKLEKEQKDRKEKAKLRLERERKTKLEANPHREAIESAQRSRRIHAMEAQIKIDNVRLHPDGSLVIIQVHSPSPGSVGFNPVFIVFGNGGPSWKVCGIWQTDVNSCIVAERISRRQQVELLIPQLQFL comes from the exons ATGGATTTTGAGTTTAGAAGAGCGAGAGAGAAATTGGAGAAAGAACAAAAGGATCGAAAAGAAAAGGCCAAATTACGATTGGAAAGAGAGAGAAAAACCAAATTAGAAGCTAATCCCCACCGTGAAGCCATTGAATCTGCTCAGAGATCTCGTAGAATCCATGCAATGGAAGCACAAATTAAG ATCGATAATGTTAGGCTTCATCCAGATGGATCTTTAGTCATTATTCAGGTTCACTCACCGTCGCCAGGCTCCGTCGGTTTCAACCCCGTCTTTATTGTGTTTGGTAACGGTGGTCCAA GTTGGAAGGTGTGTGGAATTTGGCAAACCGATGTCAATTCTTGCATTGTGGCTGAACGAATTAGTAGAAGGCAACAA GTTGAGCTCTTAATCCCCCAGTTGCAGTTTCTTTGA
- the LOC110916803 gene encoding uncharacterized protein LOC110916803 isoform X3: MDFEFRRAREKLEKEQKDRKEKAKLRLERERKTKLEANPHREAIESAQRSRRIHAMEAQIKIDNVRLHPDGSLVIIQVHSPSPGSVGFNPVFIVFGNGGPSSVLSS; the protein is encoded by the exons ATGGATTTTGAGTTTAGAAGAGCGAGAGAGAAATTGGAGAAAGAACAAAAGGATCGAAAAGAAAAGGCCAAATTACGATTGGAAAGAGAGAGAAAAACCAAATTAGAAGCTAATCCCCACCGTGAAGCCATTGAATCTGCTCAGAGATCTCGTAGAATCCATGCAATGGAAGCACAAATTAAG ATCGATAATGTTAGGCTTCATCCAGATGGATCTTTAGTCATTATTCAGGTTCACTCACCGTCGCCAGGCTCCGTCGGTTTCAACCCCGTCTTTATTGTGTTTGGTAACGGTGGTCCAAGTTCAGT GTTGAGCTCTTAA
- the LOC110916803 gene encoding uncharacterized protein LOC110916803 isoform X2 has product MDFEFRRAREKLEKEQKDRKEKAKLRLERERKTKLEANPHREAIESAQRSRRIHAMEAQIKIDNVRLHPDGSLVIIQVHSPSPGSVGFNPVFIVFGNGGPSSVLEGVWNLANRCQFLHCG; this is encoded by the exons ATGGATTTTGAGTTTAGAAGAGCGAGAGAGAAATTGGAGAAAGAACAAAAGGATCGAAAAGAAAAGGCCAAATTACGATTGGAAAGAGAGAGAAAAACCAAATTAGAAGCTAATCCCCACCGTGAAGCCATTGAATCTGCTCAGAGATCTCGTAGAATCCATGCAATGGAAGCACAAATTAAG ATCGATAATGTTAGGCTTCATCCAGATGGATCTTTAGTCATTATTCAGGTTCACTCACCGTCGCCAGGCTCCGTCGGTTTCAACCCCGTCTTTATTGTGTTTGGTAACGGTGGTCCAAGTTCAGT GTTGGAAGGTGTGTGGAATTTGGCAAACCGATGTCAATTCTTGCATTGTGGCTGA